TCTTATTCTTATTGGTCTACTAGAACTTTCGGATGGACTAATGGCAGGGAGCAACTGGTTCTCACTGAAAGAGGTCATCTATACTTGAATTTAACGTCAAGAATTAATGACAGTGTGCATACTATAGCACAAAGCTCATATAATCAAAGCCAGCAGAAGACTGTATACAGGGCAACTTTTGATATTGATGGCAATTTTAGGCTGTATTTGCACATCTTTGAAAGCAGCGGTAATTCGACCATGAAAATCTTGTGGTATGCATTACAGAATCTGTGTGAAGTAAAAGGTCACTGTGGTGTTAACGCCTATTGCTCATTTGATGCCAGCACAGGCAACAATTGTTTCTGCTTTCCTGGCTTCATCTACTTTGAACCTGAAAAGAAATTCTTGGGATGCTACCGGAACTTCACATATGAAAGATTTTGtggaaggaaagaaacttcacaGCCTTACAATTACACAGTGTTAATGAACATGAGCATTGGAGGCTATTCATATGGTAAGAGTCCAGTGGCCCAGGAGGAATGTGGCCCGTCTTGCATGAATGATTGCAATTGCTGGGCTGCTCTATATAAAAGTGGTGACTGCAATAAATACAGGCATCCAATCCTCTATGCAACCCAAGGTAAGAATCAATCAGGAATAGCTTTCATAAAACAAAGCCATAATAGTTCTCAATCCGCAGAAGCAAATGCATTCCTTGAGCAGAGAGCAAAGAAGGTGGGTAAGCGCAAGAGGAAAATGATCCTAATTCTGGCTCCTCCTTTTGGCTTCTTATCAGTTTTGTTTACACTGCTTGCTGTTTTCAGTTTCTTATTGTACAGAAAGAGAGCTCTTAGATATCAAAGGCTATTAGATATGGAAAATTTGGGCCTTAATAAGGAGTTCACTCTTCGATCATTTTCCTACAATGAGCTCGAGAGAGCTACTGATGGATTCAAGAGAGAGGTAGGAAGGAATTCTTATGGAAAGATCTATGAAGGAACCATATCTGAAGGTAATAGAAAAGTTTCGGTAAAAAGGCTGGAAAAATTTGATGCTGAACCAGAAGGAGAATTTACAGCAGAAATGACTGTCATGGGACGAATTCATCATAAGAATGTTGTTCAATTGGTAGGCTTTTGCATAGAGGGTGTTAAAAAGCTTCTTGTGTATGAATTCATGACAAACAGATCGCTCGTGGATGTGATCTATAAGGTTGATAGAAGGCCATTCTGGAAGGAAAGAATGAGACTTGCAGTGGATATAGCACAAGGGCTTCGATATTTGCACGAAGATTGTGATACACGTGTAGTTCATTGCAACATAAAGCCAAGAAACATACTGGTGGATGACAATTGGACAGCTAAAATATCGAACTTTGGGTCTGCAAAGCTTCTAGCACCTAATCAAACAGAAAATATGGTAAAggaaagagaggagagagggtACTCAGCACCAGAATGGCACAAGACTGCCTCAATTTCAGAGAAGGTAGATGTCTATAGCTATGGACTTGTGCTGTTGGAGACAATATGTTGCACAAGTGATCTGATTATCAATGTTGAAAGCCCAGATGAACCCTTTCCTAGTAAGGTGTATAGGTACTTTAAGACCAAAGAACTGAGAAACCTTATTGGAGATGAAGATGTAGATATGGAGTCACTAGAGAGGATGATCAAAGTTGGATTATGTTGCATTCAGAAAGATCCTGATTTAAGGCCTCCAATGAAAAATGTGATTCTAATGTTAGAAGGCACCCTGGATGCACCTATTCCCTTTCCTCCAACCTTCTCCCAGGCACTTGTTACTCCTACATAGCCTAAATGATACCTATCATtcaactatgtaaaatttgcAATCATTTACATACTTGGAATGCTGTTTTTTCCCAGTAAGTTACATACGTTTTTATTCATTTCCTCAGCTATAGAGAgtaaaaacttcaaattttgagtttcaccagactttttgttcttttgtcCCTGTGTGTCATAGATTTCTGTAACACTGGAGATTTATCATCATGATGAGATCCATTTTGATGCATTATACATTCCTGTGGAATAATAtcaattccttttttttctttttggtggaGTGATGGTTGTACTTGTGATGAATATTCTCCATTTTGAAATATCAAATCAAATGCGTTTGATCAGGTCATTCTGATGAATAGGACCAATTATTACTACAAGTAATGTAATTTGACTGAGTAATAGCACGCATGAATGATGACCCAATCTCCCATACCCTGAGCAGACTCAATTGGTGTTAGTCGAAGTCATAGGCAGGAAGCTAACTAGAAGTATATAATCTGTACCCAACTTCACATAGCCAGTGAAATTCATCAAATCTTTATAACCAGTGTCTTTGAGATTGATGTACAGCCCTTGACAGTTTAAGAGCTAGGTGGTTGTTCAATCTTTATCACAATATTATTGACTTGTTGTGGCGACCTCTTAGGACGCGGATTGGAACCCAATTTACAAAATCATAAAAAGATATATAAGCTGTAAGATacaatttttaatttcaatttatAGTATTTAAAATCAAACGTCATGCAACAGTGCTGCTGCAAGGTACTCGGAAGTTTCAGATGTACTATCATGCTAAGTAACCTCGTTGATTAATCAGGCTTGAACCTATGAAAAGTTGATCTTGTCTTCTTTTGCGCGTCCTACACGGTATAGACTTTTATGGTTGTCCGTGAAAATTCAAAGACTTTGTCTTAGGAAGATTCTGTGTCCTCTCAACGAAGACTTAATGAAGTTGACTTATCCCCAAGCCGGctgcctattttttttttgtttccctcAGATGTAAAAGTAACCATGCTAATGAATTTCTTTATCACTACTAATCTCCTGATGCTAATACCAATTTCTGCCTCTACAAAATCCAAATAATCCCATCTAATCTCTCCATTTATGGCTTTTTTTATAGTCGCtgtttatttatcatttttgcttGCAACAACCTTTGAAGCTGCTAAAGCTCAGCCTGATGCAAATATGATAGGATTGGGTGCTACACTTTATCCTAGCAGTCAACCTTGGTACTCACCTTCCAAAAGGTTTGCATTTGGATTTTTTCCAGAAGGGAGTGGCTTTAGAGTAGGAATTCGGATAGTTGGAAGTGCCAATAATGTCACCGTGTGGACTGCCCAAAGGGATGATCCAGCTGTGTCGTCGAGCTCAAGTCTTGGTTTCATCGATGGAAAGCTTCAGTTGAAATATGAGCAAGGTCAGCTTCACACAATTGCTGATCCTTCAAAACCTGCGAGCTATGCTTCCATGCTTGACTCTGGAAATTTTGTGCTCTATGATCAATATAAAAGTATTATATGGGAGAGCTTCATATTTCCAACTGATACCATATTAGGCGGCCAGGCACTTGACCCTGGAAAAGAGTTGATCTCTAGTTTGTCTCCAATCGACCACCCGTCAGGTCGATTTCATCTGAAAATGCAGTATGATGGAAATCTTGTTGCATATCCTGCCGACTCCGCAGATGACTCGGTAGATTCCTACTGGAACACGGGGACTATGAATAACCCCAAGACTAAGCTGATTCTTACTAATGTCACCGGCAAATTATTACTGGCTGATGCTACTGGTACCTCAGTGATACAACCTGTGGCATCACCACTTTCAAGGGTAAACGGAAGTCTTTACCGTGCAACACTTGGTTATGATGGAAATTTTAGATTGTTTTCTCATAGCTTTGATGCAGAGGGAAAATCTAATATGTCGACAGAGTGGGAAGCAATTGCTGATCTCTGTGACGTGAAAGGTTTCTGTGGCTATAACAGTTATTGCAGTAGGATTGATGGCGAACCCCAGTGCTTCTGTATGCCAGGTTACAGTTTCACAGACCTCAACGAGACAAGTGGTGGCTGTGAGAGGAACTTCACTGGGAGCAAGTGCATTTTAGGCAAGGAAGATGCCTCCCATATTAACATGACTTCTCTGAATGTAGGGTGTGATGATCGGCCTTATTTTCTAGCGCCCATGCGCGAGAAGGAAGATTGCAATCATTCCTGCTTGGAGGACTGTGATTGTGATGCAGCTATATATTCTGAACCCACTTGCTCTAAATACAAGCTTCCACTCAAGTATCTCAAGAATACAACTGGTACCGTACCATCTATTGCTTTCTTCAAGCTGTCTATTGACATTAGCAGAAGTCTGAACGGTGATACTCAGAAACAGCCGTGGTCAACTATCCTTGCTCTAAGTCTGAGCTTCGTAACATATTCCTGCATCATCCTTGCAGTCTTCACTATCTTCATCTTTAAGTTCCGTATCTTGAAGTACAGAAAACTACTTTTTGAGACCAGAACAACTGGCTTAATGAAGGGATTCACTCTTCGAACATACACTTACAATGAGCTAAAGAAGGCTACCAAGGGGTTCAACCAGGAATTAGGTAGAGGCGGATTTGGAGCAGTTCACAAAGGCACTTTTGACAAAGGCAGAAGCTTTGTGGCGGTGAAAAGATTAGAGAAGGTGGTCGAAGAGGGTGAAAGAGAGTTCCGAGCTGAAATGAGGGTAATTGGCAGAACTCGACACAGGAATTTGGTCCGCTTGCTTGGATACTGTATTGAGGGATCGAAGAGGCTTTTGGTTTACGAATATATGAGCAATGGTTCCCTCGCTGATCTTCTCTTCAAAGGACAATGGCGTCCGAATTGGGATGATAGAGTTCGGATTGCACTAGACGTTGCCAGAGGCATACTCTATCTCCACGAGGAGTGCGAGTCTGCAATAATTCATTGTGACATAAAGCCTCAGAACATCTTACTTGACGAATCTTGGAGGGCAAAAATCTCAGATTTTGGTATAGCTAAATTACTAATGCCGGAACAAACGAGAACAAACACTCATGCCAGGGGGACAAGAGGGTATATCGCACCAGAATGGTTCAAAAACGTTCCCATATCCGTGAAGGTGGACATTTACAGCTTTGGAATAGTTCTACTGGAAATTGTTTGCTGCAGAAAGAACTTGGCATACAACCTGTCAAGGCCGGAAGAAACCCTGCTGCCTGCCTGGGCTTATAAGTGCTTTGAGGCCAACGAGCTGGGCAAACTCATCAGAGGCGAAGAGGTAGACAGGAGGACCTTTGAGAGAATGGTTACAGTTGCATTATGGTGTATTCAGGATGAACCGGCTCTTCGATTTCCAATGAAGACGGTGATGATGATGCTGGAGGGGATCATTGATGTACCTATTCCACCATGTCCATCGGATGAATTCAGCGTCCATTACTAAAATTGTTGCTATCATTTCTCATTTGGTGCATCTTTCCAATAATACATAAATGCACTAGCACTAGATCAGATGCTGCAGCAACTTCTTCCTGATATAAAGATCTTTctgtttgaaaagaagaatgttGATCAATAGTCAAATAATCCTTTTCAGGGTTCTGTGTATCAAATGCTTCTCTAATCGTACACAtaagatttcaaatttcaagttACTACTGCTCATCTCTCCCTTATTCCAAATTTGCATCATTGCACTCAAACTTTTCAGATAAGAAGAATATGAACAAAAACAAATGCAGCCACGAAAGAAAATTCGTCCACCTTCATATACATTTAAGCAAGAATGACAAACATAATGTAGCAATACATATAGAAAAGTGTAAGACTGGGGAAGCTAAAGTAGTTGAGCCATGAAACAGTTGTTTCACCATCTATGGCGAAAGCCAAGCAGGACTCCTCAAGAAATAGTACAAATATCTAGTATACTTTTCATCCCTAAAGAGAGGTAATAGTAGTTTTATAAACCCTTATGTGTATACTAACACAGAAAATATGCATATTTACTAGTAGACTTGGCTGTGcactttttgatttttcttttatgcTGTGCAGTTATCTGTTCATAGCACCACCCACAGCAACCATCAATTACAAGTAAAAATGTATtaataattgattaagaaaTATTTGTGTGATTTAATTATCTTCAAGTTTTTATCATCAGTTAATACATTTTCCCCAAGTGTTAGACATTGTTAATAATTCAATTTTCAGATAACTTCATGACCACAAAAACAACTCAATCAAAAAATAGTGTCTTTTATCACCGGTTAATGATAACCTTTGATTGCTGATTGCCTGGTACTAATTCTTGGATTTATCTCTTGCTGGAAGTACCAAATCTATTCATTAGTAAAATAgttgataattaaaaaaaattaatatagcaCCAAATAATTTAACCCtaaagaagacaaaaaaaaatctttttgtaGTTTGAAACCATTTTAAATAGATTTCCCTTTGtgtactttaaaacaaaatttgccTATAATTG
This sequence is a window from Coffea eugenioides isolate CCC68of chromosome 7, Ceug_1.0, whole genome shotgun sequence. Protein-coding genes within it:
- the LOC113776894 gene encoding G-type lectin S-receptor-like serine/threonine-protein kinase LECRK1, which encodes MANLILKFLTLLILIYAGTGYFDPVKGNNITLGSKLFPQNISSWLSPSGTFAFGFYKKADGFAVGIWLQTKTPDPVVTWTANRDDPPIPSDAYLELSREGRLLLWTKQSVGDILYNLTKPATSASLLDSGNLVFFNGSNVLWESFDYPTDTILGGQVVPLGYTFFSSVSATDQSRGRFILEFQGDGNLVAYPVNVTSASSYSYWSTRTFGWTNGREQLVLTERGHLYLNLTSRINDSVHTIAQSSYNQSQQKTVYRATFDIDGNFRLYLHIFESSGNSTMKILWYALQNLCEVKGHCGVNAYCSFDASTGNNCFCFPGFIYFEPEKKFLGCYRNFTYERFCGRKETSQPYNYTVLMNMSIGGYSYGKSPVAQEECGPSCMNDCNCWAALYKSGDCNKYRHPILYATQGKNQSGIAFIKQSHNSSQSAEANAFLEQRAKKVGKRKRKMILILAPPFGFLSVLFTLLAVFSFLLYRKRALRYQRLLDMENLGLNKEFTLRSFSYNELERATDGFKREVGRNSYGKIYEGTISEGNRKVSVKRLEKFDAEPEGEFTAEMTVMGRIHHKNVVQLVGFCIEGVKKLLVYEFMTNRSLVDVIYKVDRRPFWKERMRLAVDIAQGLRYLHEDCDTRVVHCNIKPRNILVDDNWTAKISNFGSAKLLAPNQTENMVKEREERGYSAPEWHKTASISEKVDVYSYGLVLLETICCTSDLIINVESPDEPFPSKVYRYFKTKELRNLIGDEDVDMESLERMIKVGLCCIQKDPDLRPPMKNVILMLEGTLDAPIPFPPTFSQALVTPT
- the LOC113777438 gene encoding G-type lectin S-receptor-like serine/threonine-protein kinase LECRK1, which encodes MAFFIVAVYLSFLLATTFEAAKAQPDANMIGLGATLYPSSQPWYSPSKRFAFGFFPEGSGFRVGIRIVGSANNVTVWTAQRDDPAVSSSSSLGFIDGKLQLKYEQGQLHTIADPSKPASYASMLDSGNFVLYDQYKSIIWESFIFPTDTILGGQALDPGKELISSLSPIDHPSGRFHLKMQYDGNLVAYPADSADDSVDSYWNTGTMNNPKTKLILTNVTGKLLLADATGTSVIQPVASPLSRVNGSLYRATLGYDGNFRLFSHSFDAEGKSNMSTEWEAIADLCDVKGFCGYNSYCSRIDGEPQCFCMPGYSFTDLNETSGGCERNFTGSKCILGKEDASHINMTSLNVGCDDRPYFLAPMREKEDCNHSCLEDCDCDAAIYSEPTCSKYKLPLKYLKNTTGTVPSIAFFKLSIDISRSLNGDTQKQPWSTILALSLSFVTYSCIILAVFTIFIFKFRILKYRKLLFETRTTGLMKGFTLRTYTYNELKKATKGFNQELGRGGFGAVHKGTFDKGRSFVAVKRLEKVVEEGEREFRAEMRVIGRTRHRNLVRLLGYCIEGSKRLLVYEYMSNGSLADLLFKGQWRPNWDDRVRIALDVARGILYLHEECESAIIHCDIKPQNILLDESWRAKISDFGIAKLLMPEQTRTNTHARGTRGYIAPEWFKNVPISVKVDIYSFGIVLLEIVCCRKNLAYNLSRPEETLLPAWAYKCFEANELGKLIRGEEVDRRTFERMVTVALWCIQDEPALRFPMKTVMMMLEGIIDVPIPPCPSDEFSVHY